A genomic segment from Paenibacillus sp. FSL K6-1096 encodes:
- a CDS encoding Ig-like domain-containing protein: protein MVKKRLLAALLAGLLVLTIPVPPFRATVSAEEVSPGITFYVSVNGSDSNDGTLNAPFLTLEKARDAIRALKADEGLPDGGVTVYLREGRYERTSSFELREQDSGEADKPITYTAYPGESVTLSGSEKLEKSAFVPVTDSSVLSRIISTEARTKVLEADLAGLGITDYGELSRHGYYLANDLSKVPPMELYVAGEGMTLARWPNEGTVQMDEILDPGPTRKDPNGEVHTRGGTFTYTYDRPQYWTQADDIWLDGIFGYSWEWSYNKIASIDTAAKSITLRYGEMSGIFKNWYPDFHFAQNLLEEIDMPGEYYIDRQAGKLYFLPNAGFAASADPDIEVTMLKTPMINALNASYIDFSELVLENGRDSAAVFMGGKQLRILNSEIRNFTNSGVLVNTQSRFYYNNFEGAPGTDHAIISSHIHHIGGTAVTLAGGNKTTLAPGNNRVENSHIHDFAYYHKAYNPGVLLSGVGNRMSHNELHDAPHPGVLIFGNDHTVEYNDIYDVCTTFSDLGAIYMNAGEQPHERGTVIRRNYFHNIGESKAGVEGVYPDNFTMGLTIDENIFYKMGNSAIKNNGGAHILTRNNIFVDSKVPYDYADLYLGDEPDDQVPLNYMPKWQALFAANNNFAGTPYLAKYPELADFFTENRYYPDTNTFQGNVVYNPSVPRSVTTNVYGAYDKFGLVQYDGNWVTAADPGFTDLAGGDLSLRPDAEVFSAIPGFPDIPFAEIGVIGKAGTTAGPDSYPVQGVAVYDNEITVDRWKTVKLRTAVLPWNADNPALTYTSADPAIASVDGAGAVTGRAVGTTVITVASAENPLLTGTVTVHVEAGDGVMDFTDFESGANGWQQDANRSIEKLGTNRWYKILNGASSLSPKSFSDYELSFKLKTPAVMGDNATLYIFDRQAGSGSTRVGYKTRADGSSAWLLYNSAWTVLKEVKLPGHDLQPETEYTVRMLVKGGDISVYLDGAFRLKGNDPGHNAEGKVGFYVSNVSQMHFDDIQFRELTTVLAGIIPAENNVRLAAGEQRQLQVSFDPSDTPDTGVTWQSANPAVATVDQTGVVSAVYEGDTVITAVSVVNPQIKADIAVTVSNIMHETDFEHGGNGWPIDPNRSIAADPDGNRRYKLLNGATGLLDRSFTSYQLDFKLKTPPVMPDNGILYIFDRQDSSGSTRIGYRTRADGTSAWILYDTAWQKLTENILPGHDLQPDTEYAVRVTAKDGDITVSVDGAPRLSGSDPGHRPSGKVGFYTSGFSYMLFDDITFSVLP from the coding sequence ATGGTGAAAAAGAGGTTGCTTGCCGCGCTGCTGGCTGGTCTGCTGGTCTTGACGATTCCCGTTCCGCCTTTTAGAGCTACTGTATCTGCGGAGGAGGTATCCCCCGGAATTACCTTTTATGTATCTGTTAATGGAAGCGATTCCAACGATGGGACGCTGAATGCCCCGTTTCTTACACTGGAAAAAGCCCGTGACGCGATCCGCGCACTGAAAGCGGACGAAGGGCTGCCTGATGGTGGAGTCACTGTCTATTTGCGCGAAGGCCGGTATGAACGGACCAGCAGCTTCGAGCTGCGGGAGCAGGACTCCGGTGAGGCGGATAAGCCGATTACGTACACGGCCTATCCTGGGGAGTCCGTCACGTTGTCAGGCTCGGAGAAGCTGGAGAAGTCAGCATTCGTTCCGGTGACGGACAGCTCTGTGCTCAGCCGGATCATCAGCACTGAAGCGAGAACCAAGGTGCTGGAGGCGGATCTGGCCGGTCTCGGGATTACCGATTACGGCGAGCTCAGCCGCCACGGCTATTATCTGGCTAATGACCTGAGTAAGGTCCCGCCGATGGAGCTGTATGTAGCCGGAGAGGGCATGACGTTGGCCCGCTGGCCGAATGAAGGCACGGTCCAGATGGATGAGATTCTTGATCCCGGCCCGACCCGGAAGGACCCGAACGGAGAGGTGCATACACGCGGCGGCACCTTCACCTATACGTATGACCGTCCGCAATACTGGACGCAGGCCGATGACATCTGGCTGGACGGGATCTTCGGCTACAGCTGGGAATGGTCGTACAACAAGATTGCTTCCATCGACACGGCCGCTAAGAGTATCACCCTTCGCTACGGCGAAATGAGCGGTATCTTCAAGAACTGGTATCCGGACTTCCACTTTGCGCAAAATTTGCTGGAGGAGATTGACATGCCCGGCGAATACTATATTGACCGCCAGGCCGGGAAGCTGTATTTTCTGCCGAATGCCGGATTTGCTGCCTCCGCGGACCCGGACATTGAAGTCACGATGCTGAAGACGCCGATGATCAACGCGCTGAACGCTTCTTACATCGACTTCTCGGAGCTGGTGCTGGAGAACGGCCGCGACTCGGCGGCGGTGTTCATGGGCGGCAAGCAGCTGCGTATTCTGAACAGCGAGATCCGCAATTTCACCAACAGCGGGGTGCTGGTCAATACCCAGAGCCGGTTCTACTACAACAACTTTGAAGGGGCTCCGGGTACGGACCATGCTATTATCAGCAGCCATATCCATCATATCGGCGGCACTGCCGTTACGCTGGCGGGCGGCAACAAAACCACGCTTGCGCCGGGAAACAACAGGGTGGAGAATTCGCATATTCATGATTTTGCCTACTATCACAAGGCCTATAATCCGGGGGTTCTGCTGTCCGGTGTCGGCAACCGCATGTCGCACAATGAGCTGCATGACGCGCCCCATCCCGGCGTGCTGATCTTCGGCAATGATCATACCGTGGAATATAACGACATCTATGATGTCTGCACGACCTTCTCGGACCTCGGTGCGATCTATATGAATGCAGGAGAACAGCCCCATGAGCGGGGCACGGTGATCCGGCGCAATTATTTCCATAACATCGGCGAGAGCAAAGCAGGGGTAGAAGGCGTGTATCCCGACAACTTCACGATGGGGCTGACGATCGACGAGAATATTTTCTACAAGATGGGCAATTCGGCTATTAAAAATAACGGCGGTGCGCATATTCTGACCCGCAATAATATTTTCGTGGACAGCAAGGTGCCTTATGATTACGCAGACCTGTACCTTGGCGATGAGCCGGATGATCAGGTGCCGCTGAATTACATGCCGAAGTGGCAGGCGCTGTTCGCGGCGAACAATAATTTCGCGGGAACCCCTTATCTGGCCAAGTATCCCGAGCTGGCGGATTTCTTCACGGAGAACCGGTATTATCCTGACACCAACACGTTCCAGGGCAATGTCGTCTACAACCCGTCGGTTCCGCGCAGTGTAACAACCAATGTGTACGGAGCTTATGACAAATTCGGGCTGGTGCAGTATGACGGGAACTGGGTGACGGCGGCCGACCCCGGCTTCACCGATCTGGCGGGAGGCGATCTGTCGCTGCGGCCGGATGCGGAGGTATTCAGTGCTATTCCCGGGTTCCCGGACATTCCGTTTGCTGAGATCGGCGTCATCGGTAAGGCTGGCACGACAGCCGGTCCGGACAGCTATCCTGTACAGGGAGTTGCCGTCTATGACAATGAAATTACCGTGGACCGCTGGAAAACGGTGAAGCTGCGCACGGCGGTGCTTCCGTGGAATGCGGATAATCCCGCCTTGACCTACACTTCGGCTGATCCGGCTATCGCGTCGGTGGACGGGGCAGGAGCCGTAACCGGCCGGGCGGTCGGGACCACGGTGATCACGGTAGCCTCGGCGGAGAATCCGCTGTTGACCGGCACGGTCACGGTTCATGTGGAGGCCGGCGATGGTGTGATGGACTTCACGGATTTCGAGTCCGGCGCGAACGGCTGGCAGCAGGATGCCAACCGCAGCATCGAGAAGCTTGGCACAAACCGCTGGTACAAGATTCTGAACGGGGCCTCGTCGCTTAGCCCCAAATCCTTCTCGGACTATGAGCTGAGCTTCAAGCTGAAGACCCCGGCGGTGATGGGCGATAACGCGACGCTGTATATCTTCGACCGTCAGGCCGGAAGCGGCTCTACCCGGGTCGGCTATAAGACCCGCGCGGACGGAAGCTCCGCCTGGCTGCTGTACAATTCTGCCTGGACCGTGCTGAAGGAAGTGAAGCTGCCGGGACATGACCTGCAGCCGGAGACGGAATATACGGTCCGCATGCTGGTGAAAGGCGGAGATATCAGCGTCTATCTGGACGGAGCGTTCCGCCTGAAGGGCAATGACCCGGGCCATAACGCGGAAGGGAAGGTCGGCTTCTATGTCAGCAATGTCAGCCAGATGCACTTCGATGACATTCAGTTCAGGGAGCTGACCACTGTGCTGGCCGGGATTATCCCCGCAGAGAATAATGTACGTTTGGCCGCCGGGGAGCAGCGGCAGCTGCAAGTATCTTTTGATCCGTCAGATACGCCGGATACTGGGGTGACCTGGCAGTCCGCCAACCCGGCGGTGGCAACTGTCGACCAGACCGGAGTGGTCAGCGCTGTGTACGAAGGGGATACGGTAATCACCGCTGTGTCAGTGGTGAATCCGCAGATCAAAGCCGATATTGCCGTAACGGTCTCCAATATCATGCATGAGACGGATTTCGAGCACGGCGGCAACGGCTGGCCGATTGACCCTAACCGCAGCATTGCCGCTGACCCGGACGGCAACCGCAGATATAAGCTGCTGAACGGCGCCACCGGCCTGCTTGACCGCAGCTTCACGTCTTATCAGCTGGACTTCAAGCTGAAGACGCCACCTGTGATGCCGGATAACGGCATCCTGTACATCTTCGACCGCCAGGACAGCTCCGGCTCCACCCGGATCGGCTACCGGACCCGGGCGGATGGAACCTCAGCCTGGATCTTGTATGACACGGCCTGGCAGAAGCTTACTGAGAATATTCTGCCGGGGCATGACCTGCAGCCGGATACGGAGTACGCGGTAAGAGTCACGGCCAAGGACGGCGATATCACCGTATCCGTGGACGGCGCACCCAGGCTGTCCGGCAGCGATCCCGGCCACCGGCCGTCCGGCAAGGTGGGCTTCTACACCAGCGGCTTCAGCTATATGCTGTTTGATGACATTACGTTCTCGGTGCTGCCGTAG
- a CDS encoding ABC transporter substrate-binding protein: MRKRLSGVLASVLLTASVLSGCGGNGNGNGQNASGGESTGTPAAQSAAPDSGNAGDLKPVELTWYYPISQLQADQQKVQDEVNKIVKEKINATVKLMPVAIGDYVQKMNTVLAAGEKFDILWTGYMLKPEELVRKGAIQPMDALLDEYAPELKADVPQVMWDGLSVDGKIYGIPNQQINGSRYGFIIQKRFADKYKLDTASIKKIADIEPFLAQIKQNEPDIIPFGTFGNSFINPQSHDDQYWVVPGLDDHFYIKTDDPAYTLHRYPEEELDNFRLASKWYKEGYIYKDAATEKMNDYLAKGRIAVDFNVTLKPGVEAEVMAKNGGNEVITVPLSDWFSNGYSATTNQSISRTAPNPERAMMLLNLINTDKELYNLICNGIEGVHYEKTTGDYIKALPDSRYLPNMDWVFGSVFNSYLKEGQPENVWEETKKINSESEVNPVGAFKFNSEPVNTEIANLNAVWGEYKRGLVTGTLDFDETWPVLYGKLKEAGEEKYVAEVTKQFEAFLKEKGLKK, translated from the coding sequence ATGAGAAAAAGGCTGTCTGGAGTTCTGGCATCTGTATTGCTCACAGCATCGGTGCTGTCCGGCTGCGGTGGCAACGGCAATGGTAACGGGCAAAATGCTAGCGGGGGTGAGAGCACGGGGACACCGGCCGCCCAAAGCGCGGCACCGGATTCGGGAAATGCCGGAGATCTGAAGCCCGTAGAGCTGACGTGGTATTATCCGATCTCACAGCTGCAGGCCGATCAGCAGAAGGTGCAGGATGAAGTCAACAAGATCGTCAAGGAGAAGATCAACGCAACAGTCAAGCTGATGCCGGTGGCCATCGGGGATTATGTGCAGAAGATGAACACGGTGCTGGCGGCAGGCGAGAAATTCGATATTCTCTGGACCGGATACATGCTGAAGCCGGAGGAGTTGGTGCGTAAGGGCGCCATTCAGCCGATGGATGCGCTGCTGGATGAATATGCGCCGGAGCTGAAGGCCGATGTACCGCAGGTCATGTGGGACGGACTGTCCGTAGACGGGAAAATTTACGGCATTCCGAACCAGCAGATTAACGGCTCACGGTACGGATTCATCATCCAGAAGCGTTTTGCCGACAAGTACAAACTTGATACCGCTTCCATCAAAAAGATTGCCGACATCGAGCCGTTCCTGGCCCAGATTAAGCAAAATGAGCCGGATATCATTCCCTTCGGCACCTTCGGGAACTCCTTTATCAATCCGCAGTCGCACGATGACCAGTACTGGGTAGTACCGGGCCTCGACGACCACTTCTATATCAAAACTGATGATCCGGCCTATACGCTGCACCGCTATCCTGAAGAAGAGCTCGACAATTTCCGTCTGGCCAGCAAGTGGTATAAGGAAGGCTATATTTACAAGGATGCGGCTACCGAGAAAATGAACGATTACCTGGCCAAAGGCCGGATCGCCGTAGATTTCAACGTCACGCTGAAGCCGGGGGTGGAAGCGGAGGTTATGGCGAAGAACGGCGGCAATGAGGTCATCACGGTTCCGCTCAGCGACTGGTTCTCGAACGGCTATTCGGCGACCACCAACCAGTCGATCAGCCGCACGGCTCCTAATCCGGAACGGGCCATGATGCTGCTGAATCTGATCAATACCGACAAGGAGCTGTACAATCTGATCTGCAACGGTATTGAGGGCGTTCACTATGAGAAAACAACGGGCGATTACATCAAGGCTCTGCCGGATTCCCGTTATCTGCCGAATATGGACTGGGTTTTTGGCAGCGTATTCAACTCATACCTGAAGGAAGGCCAGCCTGAGAACGTCTGGGAAGAGACCAAAAAGATCAACTCCGAGTCCGAGGTCAATCCGGTCGGCGCCTTCAAATTCAATTCCGAGCCGGTCAATACCGAGATCGCCAACCTGAACGCCGTGTGGGGTGAATATAAGCGCGGGCTTGTGACCGGCACCCTGGATTTTGACGAAACCTGGCCTGTACTGTACGGCAAGCTGAAGGAAGCGGGCGAAGAGAAGTATGTCGCAGAGGTGACTAAGCAATTCGAAGCATTTCTTAAGGAAAAAGGCTTGAAGAAGTAA
- a CDS encoding carbohydrate ABC transporter permease: MARKFEFSKLFINLLFIVLSLVVILPFLLVVAVSLTDEKSLTANGYQFIPESFSLDAYRYLLDAPDVLFRAYGVTFTVTIIGAGVGLLLTAMTAYVISRQDYRYNRATTFYVFFTMLFSGGLVPSYILITQYLHLKDSLWALILPILLSPFNIMVMKGFMSKIPLEIIESAKIDGAREFRIFFRIILPLSTPALATLGLLISFTYWNEWFNAMLYIDDPNKVPLQLLLVRTLNSIEFLTTNAEFTGQLGIDLSSFPNSSARMAIAVLAGGPMLVIFPFFQRFFVKGLTVGSLKG, encoded by the coding sequence GTGGCCCGAAAATTCGAATTCTCCAAATTGTTCATTAACCTGCTGTTCATCGTGCTGTCGCTGGTGGTCATCCTGCCGTTTCTGCTGGTCGTTGCTGTATCGCTGACGGATGAAAAGTCGCTGACCGCGAACGGTTACCAGTTTATCCCTGAATCGTTCAGCCTGGATGCCTACCGCTATCTGCTGGATGCTCCGGATGTTCTGTTCCGCGCTTACGGGGTGACCTTCACGGTGACCATCATCGGTGCGGGGGTTGGACTGCTGCTGACCGCGATGACTGCGTACGTCATTTCCCGGCAGGATTACCGCTATAACCGCGCGACCACCTTTTATGTGTTTTTTACGATGCTGTTCAGCGGGGGACTCGTTCCCTCCTACATTCTCATCACGCAGTACCTGCATCTGAAGGACAGTCTGTGGGCGCTCATTCTGCCGATTCTGCTGTCACCGTTCAATATCATGGTCATGAAGGGGTTCATGTCGAAGATCCCGCTCGAAATTATTGAATCCGCCAAAATCGACGGGGCGCGGGAGTTCCGCATCTTCTTCCGGATTATCCTCCCGTTGTCCACGCCGGCGCTGGCTACGCTGGGTCTTCTGATCTCCTTCACATACTGGAACGAATGGTTCAACGCGATGCTCTATATCGATGATCCGAACAAGGTGCCGCTGCAGCTGCTGCTCGTGCGGACACTCAACAGTATCGAGTTTCTCACCACAAATGCGGAATTTACCGGCCAGCTCGGGATCGATTTGTCCAGCTTCCCTAACAGTTCGGCGCGGATGGCGATTGCTGTGCTGGCCGGCGGTCCGATGCTTGTAATCTTCCCGTTTTTTCAGCGGTTTTTCGTCAAAGGGCTTACGGTTGGCTCCCTAAAGGGTTAA
- a CDS encoding ABC transporter permease subunit: MKNASLTRQEAQAGAPPGKRRRTWIAQELHHFKNNRELFLLSLPGILYKLIFAYIPMIGLIIAFKNYRYDLGIFGSEWVGLDNFRYLFTTDTAWRITRNTVLYNTAYILVGTSAALLLAILLNEIKAKWSKFYQTALFLPHFLSWVLVGYVAYAFLNHSDGFINRTLESFGLEPVSWYQNAGPWPIILILVQLWKVVGFNTLIYFAGIIGINSDYYEAARIDGATKVQMAFKITIPLMAPIIIIMLILSIGNMFRGDFGLHYFIPNNSGFLYGSTDIIDTYVYRALREVGNVSMSAATGFYQSIVGLVLVLTANGIVRKVDPDNSLW, encoded by the coding sequence ATGAAGAACGCTTCACTCACGCGGCAAGAGGCACAGGCGGGTGCGCCGCCGGGAAAACGCAGAAGGACCTGGATCGCCCAAGAGCTGCATCATTTCAAGAACAACCGGGAGCTGTTCCTGCTCTCGCTGCCTGGGATATTGTACAAACTGATTTTTGCCTATATTCCTATGATCGGCCTGATTATCGCCTTCAAAAACTACCGCTATGATCTGGGCATCTTCGGCAGCGAATGGGTAGGGCTGGATAACTTCCGCTACCTGTTCACTACCGACACGGCGTGGCGGATTACCCGCAATACGGTTCTATATAACACCGCTTACATTCTGGTGGGGACCTCGGCGGCGCTGCTGCTGGCGATTCTGCTGAACGAAATCAAGGCCAAGTGGAGCAAGTTCTACCAGACCGCGCTGTTCCTGCCACACTTTCTCTCCTGGGTGCTGGTAGGATATGTGGCGTACGCTTTCCTGAACCATTCGGACGGCTTCATCAACCGCACGCTGGAATCATTCGGCCTGGAGCCGGTGAGCTGGTACCAGAATGCCGGACCGTGGCCAATCATCCTCATTCTGGTGCAATTATGGAAGGTCGTAGGCTTCAACACGCTGATTTATTTTGCCGGGATTATCGGGATCAACAGTGACTATTACGAGGCCGCGCGGATCGACGGGGCAACCAAGGTGCAGATGGCCTTCAAAATCACCATTCCGCTCATGGCTCCGATCATCATCATCATGCTGATTCTCTCGATCGGCAACATGTTCCGCGGCGACTTTGGTCTGCATTATTTTATCCCGAACAACTCGGGCTTTCTCTACGGCTCTACAGATATCATTGATACTTATGTGTACCGTGCACTGCGTGAAGTCGGCAATGTAAGCATGTCTGCGGCTACAGGCTTTTACCAGTCAATTGTTGGTCTGGTGCTGGTGCTGACGGCTAACGGAATTGTGCGCAAGGTCGATCCCGATAACTCTCTATGGTAA
- a CDS encoding helix-turn-helix domain-containing protein — protein sequence MNILQTIRSRKYLQRILLSFMLVVATLAAASLLLNASARGKVLSLQNEADVKLLTQINYNIENMNGIVKDLAVSLYNDEELIALKSGADYRQSILKIERLNRTVAASPYLHAAIFYNGAQHRFFSSLNHDINNSLLYSALEDYMASRPDVPRLQLIPLDLDGKDESIDVFAFFIYDGEALGSINDNVLILTVKPGWMLDNMKALNQVAERENDVLFVTDSAGEVLISTDGMLPEGLNIRADLLPRIAASGQALDSFNYTHGGRKYKVTYLSKALNNWQIISMQDYNEVLGSVRQMRWTEVAVTLSVVLLAVTLSVLFALRLYKPVGQLLTLVPQEGRSLPQGKDELSLIAANVTEMIGKLKGLEQERASQSNIAKVYQLRSLIGASHSVDEQTLVQLRQQYGIDIAYPSPLRLALVQIDDLQGLAAGQGMQMEALLYFAIANIGQELLRPAGSCEAADMKSGHLVFLVGGGAAGEGALAKLDERFRELQQTIFAYYHITFTVTLSEVFGDYRSITQHYNLAVRRSNYRMIFGKGAVLEPEQLRENERNDSLRIPLELERQLMEGLKGGDLAETEQAITRWRTLLGTFSYENMFSAVLHLAVTLSNTLGEMNNHNINPVSVNLQAVNRRILEKETLDEIEAVLLEVVREVAEQRRNGREDKNRLLAETVKEIIDKHYADPDLNVQRIADMLKMSSVYLGQVFKAQEGVTVVDQINAARLAYAREYLEQKDLTVTEIMERVGFGNESYFYRLFKRRYGTTPKEYRLKSAIDRSK from the coding sequence ATGAATATACTGCAAACGATCCGTTCGCGCAAATATCTGCAGCGGATTCTGCTCAGCTTCATGCTTGTTGTGGCTACATTGGCTGCCGCTTCGCTGCTGCTGAATGCCAGCGCCCGGGGCAAGGTGCTCAGCCTGCAGAACGAAGCCGACGTCAAGCTGCTGACCCAAATCAACTACAATATTGAGAACATGAACGGCATCGTGAAGGATTTGGCCGTATCCCTGTACAATGACGAAGAGCTGATTGCCCTGAAATCCGGTGCCGATTACCGGCAGAGCATTCTGAAGATCGAGCGGCTGAACCGTACGGTGGCAGCCTCCCCGTACCTGCATGCGGCCATTTTCTACAACGGTGCGCAGCACCGGTTCTTCTCATCGCTTAATCATGATATTAACAACAGCCTTCTGTACAGTGCCTTGGAGGACTATATGGCCTCCCGGCCGGATGTGCCGCGGCTGCAGCTCATTCCTCTGGACCTTGACGGAAAAGACGAAAGCATTGACGTATTTGCCTTTTTTATTTACGACGGAGAAGCCCTTGGCTCCATCAATGATAATGTGCTGATTCTGACGGTAAAGCCGGGCTGGATGCTGGATAATATGAAAGCGCTTAACCAAGTGGCTGAGCGGGAGAATGATGTGCTCTTTGTTACCGACAGCGCAGGGGAGGTACTGATTTCAACCGACGGTATGCTTCCTGAAGGGCTTAACATCAGGGCGGATCTGCTGCCGCGGATCGCTGCCTCCGGCCAGGCGCTGGATTCTTTCAATTACACGCATGGCGGGAGAAAGTATAAAGTCACTTATCTAAGCAAGGCACTGAACAACTGGCAGATCATCAGCATGCAGGATTACAATGAAGTACTGGGCAGTGTCCGGCAGATGCGGTGGACAGAAGTGGCCGTCACGCTATCCGTAGTCCTGCTCGCTGTTACGCTGTCCGTACTCTTTGCGCTGCGGCTCTATAAGCCGGTCGGCCAGCTGCTGACGCTCGTACCGCAGGAGGGCCGCAGCCTGCCGCAGGGGAAGGATGAGCTGTCACTGATCGCGGCCAATGTAACGGAGATGATCGGCAAGCTGAAGGGGCTGGAGCAGGAACGGGCCTCGCAGTCGAATATCGCCAAGGTCTACCAGCTGCGGAGCCTGATCGGGGCAAGCCACAGCGTGGACGAACAGACGCTGGTGCAGCTCAGGCAGCAGTACGGAATTGACATCGCTTATCCGTCGCCGCTCCGGCTTGCCCTGGTGCAGATCGATGATCTGCAGGGGCTTGCCGCAGGACAGGGCATGCAGATGGAAGCCCTGCTGTACTTTGCCATTGCCAATATCGGCCAGGAGCTGCTGCGGCCTGCGGGCTCCTGCGAGGCTGCGGATATGAAAAGCGGGCATCTGGTCTTTCTTGTCGGCGGCGGAGCTGCCGGAGAAGGGGCACTTGCGAAGCTGGACGAGCGCTTCAGGGAGCTTCAGCAGACGATTTTTGCTTATTATCACATTACCTTTACGGTTACGCTGAGCGAAGTGTTCGGGGATTACCGCAGCATTACGCAGCATTACAACCTGGCGGTGCGCCGTTCCAATTACCGGATGATCTTCGGCAAGGGAGCGGTGCTTGAACCGGAGCAGCTCCGGGAGAATGAACGGAATGACTCGCTGCGGATTCCGCTGGAGCTGGAGCGGCAGCTGATGGAAGGGCTGAAGGGCGGGGATCTGGCCGAGACGGAGCAGGCGATCACCAGGTGGAGGACGCTGCTCGGCACCTTCAGCTACGAGAATATGTTCTCGGCTGTGCTGCATCTGGCGGTGACCCTGAGCAATACGCTGGGCGAGATGAATAATCACAATATTAATCCTGTGTCCGTCAACCTGCAGGCCGTCAACAGGCGGATTCTGGAGAAGGAAACTCTGGATGAGATTGAGGCCGTGCTGCTGGAGGTGGTGCGTGAGGTGGCGGAGCAGCGCCGGAACGGGCGCGAGGACAAAAACAGGCTGCTGGCGGAAACGGTCAAAGAAATCATCGACAAGCATTACGCCGATCCCGATCTCAATGTGCAGCGGATCGCCGACATGCTGAAGATGAGCTCTGTCTATCTGGGACAGGTGTTCAAGGCACAAGAGGGGGTGACCGTAGTCGACCAGATCAACGCGGCGCGCCTGGCCTATGCCAGGGAGTACCTGGAGCAGAAGGACCTGACAGTAACGGAAATTATGGAAAGGGTGGGTTTCGGGAACGAAAGCTATTTTTACCGCCTGTTCAAACGCCGCTATGGAACAACGCCGAAGGAGTACCGGCTGAAATCAGCCATTGACCGCAGCAAATAA
- a CDS encoding SGNH/GDSL hydrolase family protein, with product MLQILRDMTMIGKIQASADVRILFLGDSITADGLYIRLAEEWLNKHRPDTELKLLARGVPSETASGLSEAEHPFPRPCIHDRLAKELAEAAPDIVIACYGMNDGIYHPLSEGRFAAYQNGMRRLSAQISEAGAKVILMTPPPFDAVSMKGPLQPGTAADFSYLKPYEEYDKVLERYAAWLLSGGCPADGVIDMRTPLVTHIRQARSADSSYSYGDGIHPDASGHRVMAQVLLQELFQAGPEVPADAEDPGDPRAKERIDKQNRPGL from the coding sequence ATGCTGCAAATATTAAGGGATATGACGATGATCGGGAAAATACAAGCTTCTGCGGATGTCCGCATTTTGTTTCTCGGAGACAGCATTACGGCTGATGGCCTGTACATCCGGCTGGCGGAGGAATGGCTGAACAAGCACCGTCCGGATACGGAACTAAAGCTGCTCGCACGCGGTGTGCCCAGTGAGACCGCCTCCGGGCTCAGCGAAGCGGAGCACCCTTTTCCCCGGCCTTGTATTCACGACAGGCTGGCCAAAGAACTGGCGGAAGCCGCTCCAGATATAGTTATAGCCTGCTACGGTATGAATGACGGAATCTACCATCCCCTCAGTGAGGGAAGATTTGCGGCCTATCAGAACGGAATGCGGCGGCTCTCTGCACAGATCTCTGAAGCCGGGGCCAAAGTGATTCTGATGACACCACCGCCCTTCGATGCCGTATCGATGAAGGGGCCGCTGCAGCCGGGGACGGCTGCTGATTTCAGCTATCTGAAGCCTTACGAAGAATACGACAAGGTGCTGGAGCGTTATGCAGCCTGGCTGCTGTCGGGAGGCTGTCCTGCGGATGGCGTAATAGATATGCGTACGCCGCTGGTTACACACATCCGTCAAGCGCGGTCGGCTGACAGCTCGTACAGCTATGGGGATGGCATTCATCCGGACGCATCCGGTCACCGGGTGATGGCACAGGTGCTGCTGCAGGAGCTGTTCCAGGCAGGGCCGGAGGTGCCGGCAGATGCAGAGGACCCGGGAGATCCCCGTGCCAAAGAGCGGATTGACAAGCAAAATCGCCCGGGATTATGA